From a single Brassica napus cultivar Da-Ae chromosome C9, Da-Ae, whole genome shotgun sequence genomic region:
- the LOC125592547 gene encoding glutathione S-transferase T3-like, which translates to MNTTTGFVNLMYSQSSVDLESPEPAWFGSQGPDEFVFHPGVESSFQPGVQSAVHPTVESANKERRKWSPNEDKILIGAWLNTSKDPVVSCDQKAERFWKRIVDYYNASPQLVETVPRELGPAKQRWARINEQVCKFVGCYEAALRGQRNGQNEDDVMKAALDSFFNIYEHKFSLEHAWRELRHDQKWCTTYMVKYGGKEKRKQVVDIDTEDDVAEPESRPVGVKAAKAAGKRKKSGKEEEMSQLQSIMEMKKKLSKQKILERLLAKKDPLSEMEESLKLKLMT; encoded by the coding sequence ATGAATACCACAACTGGCTTTGTTAATCTAATGTATAGTCAATCTTCAGTTGATCTTGAGTCACCCGAACCAGCTTGGTTCGGGTCCCAAGGTCCTGATGAGTTTGTTTTCCACCCTGGTGTCGAGTCTTCTTTCCAACCTGGTGTCCAGTCTGCTGTCCATCCTACTGTCGAGTCTGCTAACAAAGAGAGGAGGAAATGGTCTCCTAATGAGGATAAAATCCTCATTGGTGCTTGGCTTAACACCAGCAAAGACCCTGTTGTCAGCTGTGACCAGAAAGCTGAACGTTTCTGGAAGAGAATTGTTGACTACTACAACGCAAGCCCTCAACTGGTTGAGACAGTACCTAGAGAGCTTGGTCCAGCGAAGCAGCGGTGGGCTAGGATTAACGAGCAGGTCTGTAAGTTCGTTGGATGCTATGAGGCGGCGTTGAGGGGGCAGAGAAATGGTCAGAATGAAGACGATGTGATGAAAGCTGCCCTCGACTCATTCTTCAACATTTACGAGCACAAGTTCAGCCTCGAACATGCATGGAGGGAGCTGAGGCATGACCAGAAATGGTGCACCACCTATATGGTTAAATATGGTGGGAAGGAGAAACGCAAACAAGTGGTGGACATTGATACAGAAGATGATGTTGCCGAACCTGAAAGCAGACCAGTTGGTGTGAAAGCTGCTAAAGCAGCTGgtaagaggaagaagagtggCAAGGAAGAAGAGATGTCACAGCTTCAGTCCATcatggaaatgaaaaaaaagctGTCTAAACAAAAGATTCTAGAACGTTTACTTGCCAAAAAAGATCCTCTCTCCGAGATGGAAGAATCTCTTAAACTGAAACTCATGACTTAG